CTTCTTGTTTTGCCTGTGTTAATTGTGCTTTTATATTGCGAACAATAATTTTCCACTGTTTCTTTTGTAATTGCTCAAGAAGTTTATCAAAGGCAGCGGTATCTACTATTTCATCCTCTTCAAGGAGTAGTTTGCTTATGTATTGTTTGTCATGTTCATTCAGTGTATCAAAAAAATAACCAAAGGTAACTGATTCAGTTTTTCCTTTAAGTTCCTTTAGTTGCATAAGAATATCACCCAAGGGAGATGGTAAATACTTGATGAGTTGAAGTCTGCTTTCCCCATTAAACAACCGCATATTGTTCATTATAGCACAAAAGATTCGTTTTTCTAGCAATGATATGGGTTCGACCTGAGATACAGCATCAGATATGGGTTGTTCTGGAGCAATAAGTGCCGTTTTTTCATGGATACGATCAAGCTCCTGTTTGAGCGACTGAAAGGGAATATCAAATGTTTTGGCGGCTTTTTGTAACAAGATATCTTTTTTAAGGGGATCGCTGATGGCGGCAATTACTGTTAAAAAAGAACGGGCAGTTTGAATTTTCTGGTTGAGCGGTTTGCCGACAAAGTTGTGTCCCAGAGTGTTCAGGAAGAAGTGAAAAATGTCCTGTGCTTGGATAATCAGAGCGTCAAAGTCACCCTTATTGCTTAAAAATGATGCCGGATCTTCTCCGGGTGGTAACATAATAACTTTTAATTCAAGATTGACGTGCCAACACAATTCGGTCAGTCGCAAAATTGCCAATTTGCCGGCATTGTCACTGTCGTATACTACAAAAATATGTTCAGAATAGCGTGCTAATTGTTTAAGATGTTCTACCGTGCAGGCGGTTCCAAGTGTTGCAACGGTATTGAATAATCCCTGTTGTGTCATTGCCATGCAATCGGTATAACCTTCAACAAGAAATATTTTGCCTGTTTCTTGGATGCTTTTTTTTGCTTTATCAAGGTTAAACAGCAGCGAACCTTTGATAAAATATTCATTTTCACGAGAATTATAATATTTGGGTCGTGTATCATGGTCTTTAAAAGTGCGACCACCAAATCCGCAATATCTACCCAAAGCATCTTTGATGGGGAAAAT
The sequence above is a segment of the Candidatus Babeliales bacterium genome. Coding sequences within it:
- the dnaG gene encoding DNA primase: MNLFSFIKERVSILDVINEYVTLKKAGGYHKGTCPFHHEKTASFTVSPDKQIFYCFGCHLSGDVISFIARVENCSQKDAAKLLAEKYNLELPQNLSFEASEKNTEDKNHYFAVCKAVALWCHEQLLKNSSAQSYFQQRGFGTENFNYFTLGYFPSGNASISDLLYSMKRQSILARDLVDAHILAEGRTTLYSPFEERLIFPIKDALGRYCGFGGRTFKDHDTRPKYYNSRENEYFIKGSLLFNLDKAKKSIQETGKIFLVEGYTDCMAMTQQGLFNTVATLGTACTVEHLKQLARYSEHIFVVYDSDNAGKLAILRLTELCWHVNLELKVIMLPPGEDPASFLSNKGDFDALIIQAQDIFHFFLNTLGHNFVGKPLNQKIQTARSFLTVIAAISDPLKKDILLQKAAKTFDIPFQSLKQELDRIHEKTALIAPEQPISDAVSQVEPISLLEKRIFCAIMNNMRLFNGESRLQLIKYLPSPLGDILMQLKELKGKTESVTFGYFFDTLNEHDKQYISKLLLEEDEIVDTAAFDKLLEQLQKKQWKIIVRNIKAQLTQAKQEGDANKVALILRDFMELQNKLIAAPQQK